From the genome of Sphingobacterium sp. UGAL515B_05:
TCTGATTTGAGCTTCGTATTCTTTAGCATAATTTTCAGGCTCGATTCCCTCTTTATACATAGGGAAAATCTGATTTTTATTGACCGGAACCTTATTCAAAAGTACTTCCAAAGTCATCTTAAAATTACTTTTCTCATCTTCAAGAGAAACCCATCTTTCATCTACCCAAAAAAAATGGATTTTGTCCCACATTATTTTATCTGCATATTCGGGAGTAGCTAATAAACTAAAAATAGCTTTCGGTGAAGAGCCACCACTCAATGCGACCACAAATTTATCATGCTTCTGGATCGCTTTTTGCGAAAGCTCAACAAATGTATCTGCCGCTTCTTTATATAAAGCATCCAGATTATTAAATATCGTAATATTCATTCTCTTTCATTAAATTTTAAACCCACTGATGTCCCTGCCGCTCTACCAGTGCATCACTGTCATCAGGGCCCCAGTTTCCTGAAGCATAATTTGGAAACGAAGGGTCTTTGGTTTTTTCCCAGGTTTCCTGAATCGTTTTTATCACATCCCAAGCTTCTTCTACCTGATCAGAGCGCATAAACAGTGTAAGGTCTCCCACAAGTGCTTCCAATAAAAGAGTTTCATACGCCTCGGGCGTATCGGTCTGACAGGCAAAATTATCGAAAATCATTTCCACAGGTTTAAGTGCCAAAGACAAACCTGGTTTTTTAGACATAAACTGCAATCTGATGTCCATTTGTGGCTGGATATTAATAACCAATCGGTTAGCCGACAGAAGCGAGGTGCTTTCTGAAAACATGGAATTTGGAAGTGGCTTAAACTGAATCGTTATATAAGAATGCTTTTCTTTCATCTTCTTCCCGGTGCGAACATAAAAAGGAACATCCTCCCATCTTTCATTATCCAGATAAAACTTGATAGCGACAAATGTTTCCGTATTGGAATCATGGGCAATTCCCTCTTCCTGGCGATAGCCATTTACTTTTAGCCCATTTACTTTGCCTCGTCCGTACTGCCCTCTTACTGCATAATGATCTACTTTTTCGGGAGAAATCCTACGGATGGATTTTAAAACATCAACTTTACGATCCCTGATCTCACCAGATTCTAGTGAAGCCGGAGGTTCCATAGCAACCATACAAAGAATTTGCAAAAGATGGTTCTGAATCATATCGCGCAAAGCTCCTGTCTGCTCATAAAAACTGGCTCTTGTTTCCACTCCTACTTCTTCGGCAACCGTAATCTGCACCGATTCTATATGTCTGTGGTTCCAAAGAGGTTCAAAAATTGAATTTCCGAACCTGAACGCCAAAATATTCTGAACTGTTTCTTTACCTAAATAATGATCGATACGATAAATCTGTTCTTCTTGAAAAGTTTGTGAAAGAAGATTATTTAGCTCAATGGCAGATTCCTTATTGTGACCAAAAGGTTTTTCGATAATAATTCGATCTGTTGCAGGATCAGATGCTATCGACGTATTTTTAAGATGATTTGAGATTACCGATACAAAGTGTGGTGCAATCGACAAATAGAAAAGTCTGTTTCCTCTCATTCCGTACACCTTATCAAAATTTTCTAGTTTCTGATATAAATTCCGATAAGAGTTTTCTTCATCAAGCTGATGCTGAAAATAGCTGATGTGCGCCTGAAAACCAGCCCAATCTTCCTTGGTTACAGTTTTTCTGGAAAATTTCTCCAGATTTTCTTTAATATAAGCGCTGAATCTTTCATCCGTATTTTCGGCTCTTCCTAAAGCTAAAATATTAAACCCTTTTGGCATTCTGCCATCGATATATAAATTGTAGAAGGCAGGAAAAAGCTTTCTTTTTGCCAAATCCCCTGTTGCACCAAAAATAACGATCGTTGTTGGATGCAGGATTGTATTGTCACTCATTATTAGATTCAGTTATTTGGGTTTTGCCACGAAGTATGAAAGACTCCTTCTCTGTCAGTTCTTTGGTAAGTGTGTGCACCAAAATAATCACGCTGAGCCTGAAGCAGGTTTACAGGTAAAGATTGTGTGGTATAAGCTTCGAAATACCCTAGAGCCGACTGAATTCCTAAGCTTGGAATTCCGTTTGATACAGCAAAAGCAGCTGTTTTTCTTAATGAAGAAATTTTATCTTTTACAATTTCTGAAATTTCCTGATCCAATAAAATATTAGATAAGTTCTCGTATTTTGAATAAGCCAGATAAAATTTTTCCAATAAAACCGAACGGATGATACATCCACCCCTCCAGATTTTAACGACATCTTTTAAGGGAATTTCAAACTGATATTCTTCAGAAGCTTTTACCAATAATGCCAATCCTTGCGCATAACTGATTAAAGTAGATAAATACAAAGCATCCCCCACCTCTTTGATGAACAATGCTGTGTTTTCAGGAGTTTTTACTTCTTCTTTAGCATATAATTGCGAAGCTTTCACGCGCTCATCTTTGTAAGCGGATAAAATTCTTGATGTGACCGCAATATCGATGGTTGGAATAGACACCCCAACTTCCATAGCCTCCTGGGAGGTCCATTTTCCGGTTCCTTTTGCGCCTGCTTTATCTAAAAT
Proteins encoded in this window:
- the pgl gene encoding 6-phosphogluconolactonase gives rise to the protein MNITIFNNLDALYKEAADTFVELSQKAIQKHDKFVVALSGGSSPKAIFSLLATPEYADKIMWDKIHFFWVDERWVSLEDEKSNFKMTLEVLLNKVPVNKNQIFPMYKEGIEPENYAKEYEAQIRNVLGADGIFDFILLGMGDDGHTASLFPGEKILQEKEKWVDAYYLKPQEMFRITLTEPIINKAENILIVTFGKSKKNALNEVLNGVYNPELYPLQLIEKKAGVQIFTDKEAGI
- the zwf gene encoding glucose-6-phosphate dehydrogenase; protein product: MSDNTILHPTTIVIFGATGDLAKRKLFPAFYNLYIDGRMPKGFNILALGRAENTDERFSAYIKENLEKFSRKTVTKEDWAGFQAHISYFQHQLDEENSYRNLYQKLENFDKVYGMRGNRLFYLSIAPHFVSVISNHLKNTSIASDPATDRIIIEKPFGHNKESAIELNNLLSQTFQEEQIYRIDHYLGKETVQNILAFRFGNSIFEPLWNHRHIESVQITVAEEVGVETRASFYEQTGALRDMIQNHLLQILCMVAMEPPASLESGEIRDRKVDVLKSIRRISPEKVDHYAVRGQYGRGKVNGLKVNGYRQEEGIAHDSNTETFVAIKFYLDNERWEDVPFYVRTGKKMKEKHSYITIQFKPLPNSMFSESTSLLSANRLVINIQPQMDIRLQFMSKKPGLSLALKPVEMIFDNFACQTDTPEAYETLLLEALVGDLTLFMRSDQVEEAWDVIKTIQETWEKTKDPSFPNYASGNWGPDDSDALVERQGHQWV